ttgcaaatgtTCGCGATTATgacatatatcataaaattttaaaccataaacgcttataaaaaaaaattatgactaacgatttttgattttttttttaactataataagaaaaactcataaggaagcttatattaatagttcaagtttttttttacccccaaaatttttttatcgatacttcaaaaaaaattctcagaaaaatcgaaaattttagttgtttcagctcaaaaaacttcaaaatatttttaaaattgtactgtATATAGATTACACTAATATAAggatttggtgaaaatttcaagtatttacaatgattagtttttgagttacaaccatatgaaaaaacgatttttcagaaaactaattttgcgtaaaaattctagttttttcgtcacttttttttttgtttatctaaatttttttgataactgttggaaaatgtttacttttgatctCTATAAtgtaccaaggatattcactttgccatcggaaaccaccgccaaagttaaaatcaatacatacaTCACTTCGTTCGGAATCTAAAAACTACGGCCAATGGCGGGTTCAAACCCCatgaccccccccccccgtgtGAGTACGCCCCTGCTCCAtactaatgaatttaaaaggTATAGATAATCATAGATTATTATACGGGTAATAATAGTTATCTACATCTGTGTTGGCTTCTTAGTTCTTATTGAATGGCGGACGGTGACTTCAATCAATTCTATAGCTGGTATATCAGCTGTGGtggtctataataataatagccgTCATAAAAGCTGCAGCTGCCGGTCTACGGAAgtttcatttgattttttgataGCGTGTTCAGTGATAACAGCAAGTagattagaaatattaagaatGATAACATTGATAATGGAATATTGGGATTCTCGTTCAGTCGTTCAACgttcgttaataataattaatgactaaaaaaaaataccgacGTCGACCACCGACCGTCAATTGCTCATGATCGTGTTCGTGTCTCGCGACCAGTTTTCAAAACTCCGCCGTCAGTATATTGTCATCCGCCGACCCCGCGACACTTCATGATGTACGACCCGCCGCCGGAACGTCCGTCCGAATCGGACTGCTGCGGTAACGGGTGCGCGGAATGCGTGTTCGACGTGTACGACCGCGAGTGCGCGCGGTGGCGACGTCGGCGCCGGACCGGCCGGGGCGACGGTCTGCGGCGGGACTTGCTGTCGGCCACCAAGTGCACGCCGTACAGGATCGTCTCGGCGCGGCCGCTCGGCCACGACGACGTACACGCGTACACGTTCGCGGCCACGCCGGCGGCCCGCGGCCGGCTGCCGATCGCGTACTCGCAGCACGTGCACGTCCGGCTGGCGGACGGCCTGGACCGGCCGTACACGCCGGTGGCCGTGGCCGACGACGGTTGTTCGTTCGACGTGCTCGTCAAGGCCCATCCCGGCGGACGGTTCACCGGCCGGCTGTTGGGCATGTCCGTGGACGACGTCGTCGGGGTCCGCGGGCCCTACGGCGGCGTGCGGTACGACGGATACGATTCGGTGGTGATGTTCGCCGGCGGTACCGGCGTGGCCGCCTTCGTGGGTCTGATGCGCAACGCGTTGGACGACGACAAGTGCGAGACGTTGCTGAGACTGCACTACTCGTGTAAGACTCTCGACGGGGTGCTGATGCGCAAGGAGTTGGCCGATTGCGCGGCCTATTGGAACTGTGCGGTCCATCTGTACCTGACCAGGGAACACGACTGGTCACAACGTTCGAAATCGTTTTGGTACAACGAAAACATAACCGAAGGAAGGATATCGCAAGACTGTGTGGCTAAAATAGTCGATAAACAACAGGACTTGAAAACGTTATGGCTCATTTGTGGAAATGATGAATTTAATCGATATGTGTTCGACTCGTTAGTCGATCACGATATTAAACGAGACGACATtcgactattaaataatactacaaaAGATTTTGAAGTATCgtgatattgtatataattgggTATTTCACTATGTCACTGACTATTTAAGGGTTTGAAAATTAACAATAGACTTCTCgaacaaattgttaaaattttgcaaatgttatttaaaaaaagaaaaataattttaatagaatatgaatgatttattataatatttttaccatcggagacaaaataataatttagtataccaTAAGTGGTAgatgcaatatttttctatactcACTAGTCACTCTACAcaattcttttaattaaatattatttgtcttaTAGAAGGATTCAAACTATGATCCGAACATAAATACCTTTcagtagtaaatatttattaactggtTTAAATCTCTACAAGTCTACATGTGTACAAAAAAgttgttcaatattaaaaataaccaaaatcatttatacaaAGGtccataaataaatctaagtttaaaaccattttactgaatgtttcattaaaacgatttgtaaaataataaaaactgaatacaaattaatactcGTTACATAATCTTCTCatctataaattgttatagtgATAGTTaactcatatttaataaaaactcactaaattatttgatttatcatATAAGTAATTCAAATTGACTGCAagacataatacaaataacagaCAGTGctgatatttgatattttcattaatcttgattaactataaactacaattgattttataactaatctttgtttgttttttatatcacATTATGCACCAATTGCaccataacttaaaattttcttttttatgataggtacaagtaaaacatgatatttttattaatataatattttatttcaataaataaaacagaataatcaatgtgaacaaattatatttttgggaattaagaaacaaaaaattaaatatcaaatattatattagacattattttatttaacaacaacAGTAATTCAACTGGGTATTAGTtttcactaaaattaaaaatataatatagaaaatatatataatatataaatatgtatacatacatatatatatatgtgtgttttaacttaataattaataaaatgtttccgGGTTTGactcaaatattttgttatacatgataaacataatattatctactcaTTAAATTTTTCGCACATTAACTTTTACATAACAATTTCACTTAATGTGTAATTTACATGGttacaaataagtaataacaatactcAGATTAAATCTACTGTATAAAAGCTGCAATTTCGTCAAAAATgataagaaattaatatacgttataataactCAATTTTGATTACCTACTAAATGAtctaggtaaatatttatagtaaaaaacatttataaagttataagcaTGCCATAAGGAAAGCTGCTTAATTCATAGGTTCGTTGGTATCAAATGTGATAAAGTCATATTTCAagtcattattttcaacaattaatatatttgtctaTGCACAgatcacaaattattattgataacttttaactgttaataattttcaattattgttattactatatttcatTACACATCTTCGTCAGATTCTGTATATTGCTGATGACCACGCATGGAGCTTTTCTCGTGTCAGAATATAGGAGGTTCATCTCTATATCGTCTGTCTCTATACCTATCCAAATGAGCATCATACGCACGTTCTGCTTCTAACCAATCTTGGTATTTATACCACCATTCTTCCCACTTGACATAATCAGTTAATGTAAGATCGCCTAAATACCCTTGATCTTTATAATAAGCATAACGGCCTTTAACATCTTCAATAGATGTACCCTCAGGTAATgacctaataaaaatacatgattaattttagcaattaaattggtttttctaatatttaccCTAAAGCTGGAGTAGGAAATGGATGAGGAGGTGAACCCATTTCAACTCTGAATTCATCACCAGCTGTTACACGAAGACTCCTTTGTGGTAACTCATGGGCACGACCCATTTGAGCCATCTTACTAAAACGTTCAGATAATGTTAATTGACCTCCAGAAGAAGAACTCATTGGCATATCTGAACCACCAACACTAGATTCTTCTTCAGACATAGATTCTACTTTTATTGTTGGTTGATGTAAAACAgcctaaaaagaaaaaacactggtaaaactttaaaatataatttaatattaaaataatttatgtatacagttTCAATTTGTGAAGACTTTGATCTATgtgattttttctttttgtgcGATTTCACTTTTTTGATACGTTTAGTTTTAGTAGTTGCAGGCTCTGGAATTGGACCAGCCTTCGGTAATCCAGTAGTAGAACTTACTTCTACTACAGGTGTGTACCTTGGTACTGAAAATGATCttgatctaaaattaaattaaaatattaatagttcaaaaaattacaaaagcaaatttttcaaaaaaaattaattacctagaACGTTCATGTATGGGAATAACAGGTCTAGACATTTTTGGAGATTTTGGCCTAGCTAATGGTTCTGGTGGTGGTTCACGTCTAGCAGCAGGTATTCTAGCTTCACATACTGAACAATGAGAATCTGAACATGAACTTACACTTGATGAAcgtacctaaaatattaattaataatagtcataaaaatagtttttcttataaaattaaaaaaatatacctccTCAGCTGATGATGTTCGAATACGTTTAAGACCATGTTTTTTAGACACTCTTCTTTTAGGAGGTGGTGAAGTTATTCCTAATCTACGGCTGCGACCGAGTAAAGGAGATCTGCGTCTTCTACTTAAAGATCTAGACCGCCTTATACGTGAACCATTGGCTGTTGGTGACTCCGAGGTAGACCTACGTCTTCTTCTAGAATGTAAAGTTAAAGGAGACTTTCTAGTTCGATATGGTGAACGGCGTCTATTTAATGGAGATCCCCTTCTAAGTGATAATGATCGGCGTGATCTTCTTAAATCGGGAGACCGTGAAAGAGGTTTACGTCGCTTATGGGAAGGAGATCTACGAATAGATGTACGAGAACAACTAGAAGAAAAGCTACTAGATGAACGCCTACTGATTGACCTAGATCTTCGATCACTGTACAATTCTTTATAACCAGAATGTTtcc
The DNA window shown above is from Aphis gossypii isolate Hap1 chromosome 2, ASM2018417v2, whole genome shotgun sequence and carries:
- the LOC114124697 gene encoding NADH-cytochrome b5 reductase-like, whose protein sequence is MMYDPPPERPSESDCCGNGCAECVFDVYDRECARWRRRRRTGRGDGLRRDLLSATKCTPYRIVSARPLGHDDVHAYTFAATPAARGRLPIAYSQHVHVRLADGLDRPYTPVAVADDGCSFDVLVKAHPGGRFTGRLLGMSVDDVVGVRGPYGGVRYDGYDSVVMFAGGTGVAAFVGLMRNALDDDKCETLLRLHYSCKTLDGVLMRKELADCAAYWNCAVHLYLTREHDWSQRSKSFWYNENITEGRISQDCVAKIVDKQQDLKTLWLICGNDEFNRYVFDSLVDHDIKRDDIRLLNNTTKDFEVS
- the LOC114124713 gene encoding serine/arginine repetitive matrix protein 1 isoform X2, whose product is MSRNERHRSDKRASSSRARSKESPRRELENVVKRARKDRDQSQYWINKVLEAEEKDPNRWKHSGYKELYSDRRSRSISRRSSSSFSSSCSRTSIRRSPSHKRRKPLSRSPDLRRSRRSLSLRRGSPLNRRRSPYRTRKSPLTLHSRRRRRSTSESPTANGSRIRRSRSLSRRRRSPLLGRSRRLGITSPPPKRRVSKKHGLKRIRTSSAEEVRSSSVSSCSDSHCSVCEARIPAARREPPPEPLARPKSPKMSRPVIPIHERSRSRSFSVPRYTPVVEVSSTTGLPKAGPIPEPATTKTKRIKKVKSHKKKKSHRSKSSQIETAVLHQPTIKVESMSEEESSVGGSDMPMSSSSGGQLTLSERFSKMAQMGRAHELPQRSLRVTAGDEFRVEMGSPPHPFPTPALGSLPEGTSIEDVKGRYAYYKDQGYLGDLTLTDYVKWEEWWYKYQDWLEAERAYDAHLDRYRDRRYRDEPPIF
- the LOC114124713 gene encoding serine/arginine repetitive matrix protein 1 isoform X1 — encoded protein: MNPSNSDSSTNELNMSRNERHRSDKRASSSRARSKESPRRELENVVKRARKDRDQSQYWINKVLEAEEKDPNRWKHSGYKELYSDRRSRSISRRSSSSFSSSCSRTSIRRSPSHKRRKPLSRSPDLRRSRRSLSLRRGSPLNRRRSPYRTRKSPLTLHSRRRRRSTSESPTANGSRIRRSRSLSRRRRSPLLGRSRRLGITSPPPKRRVSKKHGLKRIRTSSAEEVRSSSVSSCSDSHCSVCEARIPAARREPPPEPLARPKSPKMSRPVIPIHERSRSRSFSVPRYTPVVEVSSTTGLPKAGPIPEPATTKTKRIKKVKSHKKKKSHRSKSSQIETAVLHQPTIKVESMSEEESSVGGSDMPMSSSSGGQLTLSERFSKMAQMGRAHELPQRSLRVTAGDEFRVEMGSPPHPFPTPALGSLPEGTSIEDVKGRYAYYKDQGYLGDLTLTDYVKWEEWWYKYQDWLEAERAYDAHLDRYRDRRYRDEPPIF